DNA sequence from the Pseudostreptobacillus hongkongensis genome:
TACCATTATTTCTCCTCTATAATCAGAATCTATTACTCCTACTTTATTTGAAGGAGCTATACCATTTTTAAATGCTATACCACTTCTTGCATAAACAAGTCCTACGTATCCTTTAGGTATTTCCATAGAAATACCTGTTTTTATCATTACAGTTTCTCCTGATTTTATTAAAGTATCACCTTCCATGCAAGCATAAAGATCAGCACCAGCTGCTTCTTGACTTCCATAAGTAGGTATTATAGCCTTAGTATTTAATTTTTTAATTTTCACCTTCATTATCTTCTCTACCTTTCTTAGTTGTTATCTTCTTAATATCTTTAAATAGAGTCCAATAACCAGCTAATATACCTAAAAATATTAAAATTATTATAGTCAATTCACTTCTTTTAAAACCTATCATTCTTTCAAGAACAAAGTATATTCCTAATAATAGAATTACCGGAGATAATATTGTATAAGCAAAACCTGTTGCAAAAGATAAATATTTATGTAATCTATTCTTTTTAGAATAACTGTTTCTTTTCTTTTCGTTTTCTATTATATCTTCTCTTATTTCATCTCCATCTTCATCTATACTAGTTTCAAGATAACTTTGACTAAGTCTTTTTCTTTCATCTTCAACTGATTCAAATTTAGTATTTGATAATAATTCACTAAATTCAAATTCTTTTAAATCCTCAATTTTTTTCATAATTGCCTCCTATTTTTTACACACTAAAAATATTCTAGATTCTCCATATTCAGAATTTCTAGCACTATCATATATTTCAAATCCTATTTTCCTAACTTCTTCTAGTATCTTATCTGTATCAAAAATAGTTTTTTCATGTATTTCTGTATACTTATTATACACACCATTTTCTTTTGCAAATATAACCATATCTATAATATGCTTAAATTTAGATTTTTTATCATGTTTCATTATACAAGTATATTCCTCTGTATCATCTATAAATAAATCATTTTCAAACATTTCATCAAATATACCTTCTTCAACAAAATCAAATATGAATATACCCTCTTCTTTTAAACTTTCATATACTAATTTCAAAAAGTTAATAAACTCTTTAAAACTATTGAAATAATTTACAGTATCAAAATTACACATAATAAAATCATAATCTTTACCTACTGAATTTTTAGTAATATCAATCTTATTAAACTCTATATTTTCATATTTATTTCTAGCTATATCTAACATATCATCTGATATATCAAAAGCATGAACTTCATGACCATCTGCTGAAAATAAATATGAAAGCTTACCAGTACCACAACCAAGGTCAGCTATTTTTAATTTAGAATTCTTATTAATATATGTTTTTAAAAATTTATACCATGAGTTATAGTCTACAAAATCCATAAACTCATCATAAATATGTGCAAATTTTTTATGTATCATAGTAACTCTTCCTTAACTTTTTCTACTACTTCATTTAAAATTTTATCTACTATTTCATCAGTTTTAGCTTCAACCATTACTCTTATTAAATTTTCCGTACCTGATGCCCTAACTAAAATTCTTCCATTTCCATATATTTCTTCTTCTTTTTCATATATAAAATTCATTAAATTTTCATTTTTATCCCAGTTAAATTTCTTTTCTTTATCAACAATAACATTAATCATTTTTTGTGGCCATAAAGTAACTTCTTTTCTTAACTCACTTAATTTTTTACCTGTTTCAATAAATGCTTGCATTAATTGTATACTACTTAATATTCCGTCTCCTGTTGTGTTATAGTCAAGCATTATTACATGTCCTGATTGTTCTCCACCAAGATTTAAACCTTGCTCTCTCATCTTTTCAAGAACATATCTATCTCCAACATTTGCTCTTATTAATCTTATTCCGTTTTCTTCTAGATATTTTTCAACCCCCATATTACTTTGAACAGTCGTTACAACTTTATTTGAATTCAACATATTTTTCTTTAATAAATTCATAGCTATTATACTTATTATAATATCACCATCTAAAATTTCTCCTTGTTCATCAACTGCAATTAATCTATCAGCATCACCATCATAAGCTATTCCCATATCAGCTTCAAATACTTTTACTGCTTGACACAATTTTTCAGGGTGTGTTGATCCACATTTTAAATTAATATTCTTACCAGTCGGTGTATTATTTATTACAACAACTTCTGCACCTAAATTTTGTAAAACTTTAGCTGCCACCCTATATGAAGCTCCATTTGCTGTATCTACAACAACTTTATATCCTGAAAAAGAAGTCTTAACTGTAGATTGTAAGAACTTTCTATACATTTTCATATCATCTTCAACATATATAAATCTTCCTAATTTTTCACCACTTGCTAAATGTTGCATTAAAAATTCTCTATTATCCATTAGGCTTTCAATTTCTTCTTCTACTTCATCATTTAACTTATATCCTAAATTTGAAAATATTTTAATCCCATTATCTTTTATAGGATTATGTGAAGCTGAAATCATTATACCTGCATCAGCATTTAATATTCTTGTAAGATAACTAACACCCGGTGTTGGTAAAACTCCAACAAAATCAATATTAACTCCCATAGAAGTAAGTCCTGCAGATAAAGCTGATCTAATCATATACCCTGAAATTCTTGTATCTGTACCAAGTATAATTTTAGGTTTAGACTCTCCTTCTTTATTTTTCTTTAAATAATATCCTAAAGCAAGTCCAAGATTAGTTACTAAATCTATATTTAAATCTTTATTAGCTTCACCTCTTATACCATCTGTTCCAAAATATTTTCTTGCCATATTACTTCCTTTCTTTAATTTCAAAACTTCCTGAATAAATTCCTATTATTTCTAATTTTTTCTGTTCATTCTTATTTAAAAGTTGACTTTTTTTATTTTTTTCTATATATCTAATAATTATTTTATCATCAATTTCTTCAAGTATTGCAATATCTATACTATCTTTATACTTTAACAAGTAAACCTCATTATTATATTTAAGCTCATTACTAAATTCAAAAAATATGCTAATCCCTTTTTTAAACGTAGGTTCTAAATCTGTTGTTAAAATATATACATAAGCTAAATTTTCTACATTATACATTGTATTAATCATTATAATTTTTTTATCAGAAAAATCATATTTAAACCCTTTATTAGTATATTTACCTAAAAGTTTTATTCCTTTTTCTTCTTTTTCTATCAAATAACCTCTTCTATATATTTCATATTTTTGTATAAGTAACATATCTTCTTCAGATATTTTTAATATCCTAATTAAATCTTTCAAAAGATTTTTTGAAGGACTTTTTTTATTATTTACAACATTACTAATATACTGGGGCGTTACAGATAAAATTTCTGCTATTAAATGTTGACTCATATTACTATTTTTTAAATATGTAGATATTATTTCTCCTGTTGTACGCATATATCACCTATCCTTGAGAATTCTTAAGCTTTTCTTCCTCTTCTTCAGCCATTTCTATAATCATATTTATTTCTTCCAATATTATATCCGGATCTAAACCGTGTAATTCTATACCTTCTCCTATAGTTTCAGCACTAGAAATTATACATCCTCCACATCCTAGCCCATAACGCATTAATATATGTGCTACTATAGGATATTGCTCTACCACTTCATCTATATTCATGTCTTCATGAACTCTTATTTTCACATTATCACCTCATAGCTATATTATACACTTTATATATGTTTTTGTAAATAAAAAGGTAGATTTTAACCTACCTAAGTTATCTATACATATTAAATATTTTATATATTTGATATTTTGAAAAATATGTTAGAGGAATACATCCTAAAATTATTATTAATCCAAGTATTATATTATTTCTTACATATGGTATTAAACTAACAACACTTAAAATTACTCCTAAAATTATTATGTATATAACGATCCAAACACATAATTTACCTATTTTTTGAATAAATGTTGGATTTTCTAATAACATTAACCTAGAAATAACTGTAAGTAAATTATCTATTAAACTTACTCCTGTAAATATTGCAGCTATTAAAAGTAAAATATATCCTAAAAATAAGGCCAGATCATCATTAATTCCTATCCCTAAATATTTCAAATCTTCAACAAAGCTAAGTGGGAATCTTTGGAAAAGTAAAATAAATATTAACATTTTCATAATATCATACATTTTTAATTTTTTCATATTTCTCCTTTGTAAAAAGGCTACATTTGTAGCCTTTATTATTTTATTTCTTCTGTTTCTTTAATTTCTGTAGCTTCTTCAGCTTTACTTTCTTTAAAACTAGTTGATTTTTTACCTGAATAAACCTCAAATACAGTTATAGCTAAAACTCCTAATATCCCAACTAAAACTAATATTATACCCCAAGAATATGATAAATTCTTAGTTATTAAACCACTAATAATACCCCATTTTTCTGTAAGGTTAGAAATTTTACCTCTAATAACAAATAAAATTGAAATAGTTAAAATAAGATTTAAAACATTAAATATTATACCTAATTTATCTTGTAAATTTTCATTTAAATAAATAGGGTAAGCTGAAAGTAATACAACTAATAATGCAGGTATTAAACCTTTAAACCCAAAGTTAATTAATGTTAAATATAGAGTTGTATCCCCAATATTTAATGAAAGTAATGGACTTAAAATCCCTATAGCTGTTAAGGCTAAAAATCCTTTTTTTATATTTTTAATCATTCTTCTCCTCCAAATTAAAATATTTGACTGTTCCATCTAAAAGATATATCATATCTTTTCTTTCAACAACAATCTGTATTCTTTTCTTAAGATCTTCATCACTTTGTATTTTTTCGAAAAGTCTTTTTGCTGGATTAATTGCAACAGGATAACCAACTTTGATAAACATACCAAGATCCCCTGTAGTATCTCCATAAGCATAAGATTTTTCTAAATCTATATCATATTTCTTTACAAAATCATCAATAGCTTTAAATTTACTACCACTATCCCACATAGGCGTTAATTCCCCATTATATCTTCCATCTTTATCAGTATGATAAACTGTTGCTATATAATCATGTGCATGTAATTTTTTAGCCATCTTTTCAACTAAAAACATTGGTGACCCTGAAATAATAATAACTAAATGACCAAGTCTTAAATGTTCTTTTATTTTTTCTCTTGAATAAGTATAAATTTTTTCTGATTTTTGTTCTATGACACGATTTGCAACATAGTCAATATCAGAATTAGGTATTTTACTTAAATACTTTATATAATTATCTACTAATTCATCAAGATACTCATCATAAGAACCACGACGTTCTTCCCATTTTTGGAACTTATTCTTAATTCCACCAACAAAAGTAGCTTCATCAATAAAATCATATTTTATAAGCATCTTAAAGTGCTCTATAAGCAATGAATTTCTAAATATAGTTCCATCAACATCAAAAAAAGCAGCTATTCTTTTAGACATAAGCACCTCCATATTATTAATATTATACATTATATCATTTAAAAATTCAAATCATATAATTATCGTCTATTTGTGTTTTTGTTTTTCAACGCTTCCATCTTGTAAATATCTTGTATATTCACCTACTTTAATATTATCCTTATATTTCCCTTCTTCATAAGAATTTTTAACACCTTTATTGTAGTATTCTATTAAATAGTCACCTTCTTTTTTAGATTTTACATATCTACCTAATTCTATTACTTCACTATCTCCTGATTTAAACATAGCTACATAATCTCCGTCTTTAAATCCATTTACATACATACCTACTTCATTGCTATAATTATCATTTTCAGTATTTGAATTCAAAAAATCTATACCATAAGATAATACATATTCTCCATTTTTAACTCCATTATTATATGTACCTGTTTCAAGCTGCCAAACTCTTATTCCTTCGGATTCATTTTCTTCAGATTTATCACAACTATATTCACCAGTTTTTTTACCTTTTTTATATGTACCATTTTCTATAGAACCATCTACATATTCTATAGTATAATCACCTTCTTTTACTCCCTTAGATATCTTAACATTTTCTTTCTTTATAGCTACATCACAGAAACTATATGAAAGTACTGAAAAAATAAGAAACAAGAATATATATATTTTTTTATACACAGAACCAACTCCTTTCTTGTTGGTATATTTTACCTATGAATTAAGAAAAAGTCAATACAAAAAAACATATACCCTAAAACTTACTATTATAAAGTTTCTGGGTATATGTATCTAATTAAAACTCTTCATATATAATATTTTCGTATTCTATTGGTTCAGTACCTTTTATAAATAATGCTTCACGCGAATTATTACCATCACTATCAAGTAATCCCGTCTTTAAATCTATTACTTTTTTAATAAGTTTTCCATTTGATAAATTATCATCTATAAATTGGAACTTACCTATATCAAAGTTACTAAGATTTGCAACTATTTGCATGTAGTTTTTCCATATAGGAAGTGCAGCACTTGCTCCTGACATTCCTCTTCCCATAGATTTATTATTATCATTTCCAACATAAACTACAGTAACTAATGTAGGTGTATATCCAGTAAACCATGCTGATACATAATCACTTGTTGTACCTGTTTTACCAGCAACTGGAACCATTTTACCATTAGCATAAAGTTGAGCCCCTTTACTTCCTCCATTTTTAACTACAGATTGCATCATATGAGTTACAAGAGCTGCATATTCTGGCTCTAAAACTTTTTCTTTTTTTGTTTCAGCTTCATATATCACTTCACCAAATTTATTTTCTATTTTATATATAAACTGAGGTTCAACCTTTTCTCCACCATTAGCTATTATAGAATAAGCCTTTGCCATATCTAAAGGTGATAAAGTTATAGATCCTAATGCTACTGTTAGATCTTCTGGAACTTCTTTTCTATCAAATCCAAAACTTTCCCAAAGATTTGTAAAGTTTTTAATTCCTATTAAATCTAATGCCTTAACAGCAACAACGTTATCTGATATTTCTAATGCTTTTAGTAAAGTTAAATTATTTCTATATTTTGCATCATAGTTTCTTGGAGTCCACTTACCAAAAGTTGTAGGTGAATCCTCAAGAGTAGTTGCCATCGTATAATTTTCTAACATATCTGCTAAGTATATAAATGGCTTAAATGAAGATCCTGGTTGTCTTTTAGCTCTCAAAGCTCTATTAAAGTCTCCTTTAATATAGTTTTTACCTCCAACCATAGCTTTTACAAACCCATTACTTGGATCTATAGAAATTAAAGCTGCTTCAAGTTCTGATCTTCTATTCAAATTACTATTAGTTGCAAAAGCTTTATATGCAGCTTTTTGCATATTTATATCCACAGTTGCATATATTTTATAACCATTAAATAATAATTTTTCATCTTCTTCTGTTTCTATATTAAGAATTTTTTTAACTTCTGATAAAATTATAGTAGTAAATTCTGGTGCAATATTTGTACTAGAAATTTTTTCTTCATTATTTTTATTTATAGTAGTCCTATTAACAAAGGTAATTTTTTCATCCTTTGCCTTATCATATTCTTCTTTTGTTATAGCCTTATTTTCATACATTAATTTTAAAACTACTTTTTGTCTTTGTAGCGCATTTTCAAGTTTAGAATACTTAGTTGGCGATTTAGGTATAGAAGCCAGTATAGCTGCTTCACCTACAGTTAAATCTTTAGGTAGTTTATTAAAATAATTAAGAGATGCATTTTTTATTCCATAAACTCCTCTACCAAAATTAATAGTATTTAAATATAGCTCTAAAATTTCATCTTTAGTTAACTTTCTTTCCATTCTAGTAGCAAGAACAGCTTCTACTATTTTTCTTTTTAAAGTTCTATCTGGACTTAAAAACACATTTTTAACTAATTGTTGAGTTATAGTAGAACCACCTTCTCTACCTGTTTTAGTTACATTTAAAATTAAAGCTTTTGTAAGTCTTATATAGTCTAGCCCATTATGTTCTCTAAATCTTTTATCCTCAACTGATATAAAAGCATTTTGAACCATTTCTGGAATCTGATCTATATCTATTGGATCTCTATTTTCTATAGTAATTAAATCTAATTGATTACCATTTATATCGTATATTACTGATGGAGTTAATGGCTTGTAATTATTAATTAATTCAGGAGGGTACTTTTGATTAACCTCATGAATAACATAAACTAAACCTAATCCAAAAATAACTACTAAAGATCCTATAAAAATCGATAAGTATTTAATTATTTTTTTCATTAATTATTTCCTCCTTCTTAACTTTTAATTGGCCACAAGCTGCTTGTATATCATCACCCTTAGTTTCTCTAAGAGTTACATTAAGATTATGACTAACTAAATAGTTATAGAACTCTCTTTGTTTTTCACGACTAGGTGTTACATAAGGTTTTCCTTCAACCTTATTATATGGTATTAAATTTATTAAATGATTAAATGATTTCATAAATTTAACAAGTTCTACAGCATCTTCTTTTTCACAATTAAAATCATCTATCAAGATATATTCAAAAGTTATTCTATTTTTAGTTTTTTCTTGATAATTTATAAGTGATTCTTTTAATTTAGCTAA
Encoded proteins:
- the dut gene encoding dUTP diphosphatase gives rise to the protein MKVKIKKLNTKAIIPTYGSQEAAGADLYACMEGDTLIKSGETVMIKTGISMEIPKGYVGLVYARSGIAFKNGIAPSNKVGVIDSDYRGEIMVALYNHSKVDYVVENFQRIAQIVIAPYITADFEEVEDLNDSERGHGGFGSTGTK
- a CDS encoding class I SAM-dependent DNA methyltransferase: MIHKKFAHIYDEFMDFVDYNSWYKFLKTYINKNSKLKIADLGCGTGKLSYLFSADGHEVHAFDISDDMLDIARNKYENIEFNKIDITKNSVGKDYDFIMCNFDTVNYFNSFKEFINFLKLVYESLKEEGIFIFDFVEEGIFDEMFENDLFIDDTEEYTCIMKHDKKSKFKHIIDMVIFAKENGVYNKYTEIHEKTIFDTDKILEEVRKIGFEIYDSARNSEYGESRIFLVCKK
- the glmM gene encoding phosphoglucosamine mutase: MARKYFGTDGIRGEANKDLNIDLVTNLGLALGYYLKKNKEGESKPKIILGTDTRISGYMIRSALSAGLTSMGVNIDFVGVLPTPGVSYLTRILNADAGIMISASHNPIKDNGIKIFSNLGYKLNDEVEEEIESLMDNREFLMQHLASGEKLGRFIYVEDDMKMYRKFLQSTVKTSFSGYKVVVDTANGASYRVAAKVLQNLGAEVVVINNTPTGKNINLKCGSTHPEKLCQAVKVFEADMGIAYDGDADRLIAVDEQGEILDGDIIISIIAMNLLKKNMLNSNKVVTTVQSNMGVEKYLEENGIRLIRANVGDRYVLEKMREQGLNLGGEQSGHVIMLDYNTTGDGILSSIQLMQAFIETGKKLSELRKEVTLWPQKMINVIVDKEKKFNWDKNENLMNFIYEKEEEIYGNGRILVRASGTENLIRVMVEAKTDEIVDKILNEVVEKVKEELL
- a CDS encoding helix-turn-helix domain-containing protein; the encoded protein is MRTTGEIISTYLKNSNMSQHLIAEILSVTPQYISNVVNNKKSPSKNLLKDLIRILKISEEDMLLIQKYEIYRRGYLIEKEEKGIKLLGKYTNKGFKYDFSDKKIIMINTMYNVENLAYVYILTTDLEPTFKKGISIFFEFSNELKYNNEVYLLKYKDSIDIAILEEIDDKIIIRYIEKNKKSQLLNKNEQKKLEIIGIYSGSFEIKERK
- a CDS encoding DUF1858 domain-containing protein; translated protein: MKIRVHEDMNIDEVVEQYPIVAHILMRYGLGCGGCIISSAETIGEGIELHGLDPDIILEEINMIIEMAEEEEEKLKNSQG
- a CDS encoding HAD family hydrolase, which encodes MSKRIAAFFDVDGTIFRNSLLIEHFKMLIKYDFIDEATFVGGIKNKFQKWEERRGSYDEYLDELVDNYIKYLSKIPNSDIDYVANRVIEQKSEKIYTYSREKIKEHLRLGHLVIIISGSPMFLVEKMAKKLHAHDYIATVYHTDKDGRYNGELTPMWDSGSKFKAIDDFVKKYDIDLEKSYAYGDTTGDLGMFIKVGYPVAINPAKRLFEKIQSDEDLKKRIQIVVERKDMIYLLDGTVKYFNLEEKND
- a CDS encoding transglycosylase domain-containing protein, with the protein product MKKIIKYLSIFIGSLVVIFGLGLVYVIHEVNQKYPPELINNYKPLTPSVIYDINGNQLDLITIENRDPIDIDQIPEMVQNAFISVEDKRFREHNGLDYIRLTKALILNVTKTGREGGSTITQQLVKNVFLSPDRTLKRKIVEAVLATRMERKLTKDEILELYLNTINFGRGVYGIKNASLNYFNKLPKDLTVGEAAILASIPKSPTKYSKLENALQRQKVVLKLMYENKAITKEEYDKAKDEKITFVNRTTINKNNEEKISSTNIAPEFTTIILSEVKKILNIETEEDEKLLFNGYKIYATVDINMQKAAYKAFATNSNLNRRSELEAALISIDPSNGFVKAMVGGKNYIKGDFNRALRAKRQPGSSFKPFIYLADMLENYTMATTLEDSPTTFGKWTPRNYDAKYRNNLTLLKALEISDNVVAVKALDLIGIKNFTNLWESFGFDRKEVPEDLTVALGSITLSPLDMAKAYSIIANGGEKVEPQFIYKIENKFGEVIYEAETKKEKVLEPEYAALVTHMMQSVVKNGGSKGAQLYANGKMVPVAGKTGTTSDYVSAWFTGYTPTLVTVVYVGNDNNKSMGRGMSGASAALPIWKNYMQIVANLSNFDIGKFQFIDDNLSNGKLIKKVIDLKTGLLDSDGNNSREALFIKGTEPIEYENIIYEEF